GTTCCACTGGTCGATGATCGGGATGATCTTGTCCGTGTCGTTGCGCCCCATGGCGAAGGTGATCGGGCCGCGGCCCTCACCTTCCGCGGCCTCGCCGGTGGCGGCGGGCTCCTCGGAGTTCTCGGCCTCCTGCTCGCCGTCCGAGGAGCAGCCGACCAGGGTTGCGGAGGCGAGGGCCGCCGCGCACAAGAACGCGCCTGACTTACGTGTAGCCGTGAACATCATCAAAAGCACCTTTCACTGAGATGGGTGCCTTAAATGTAATGACTGGGCCGCGGCCGTACGGAAAAAACGGGAAAAATTGCCCGTTTTCGGGGGTGAAAGCGGGCATCCCCCCGCCCGGTTTTAGCGTGCGGAAAGGTGCGCGGTGACGTTCTCGGCGGACTCGATTGAGCTGATGCGTTCCACGGGCGCCAGGCCCGTGACCAGCACAACCGAGCCGTCGGCGGCCAAAGGGGCCATGATGCTGTGCTCGAACTCGGCGCGGCTCGTCCACGGATCGACCCGGTAGCGCTGCGGGCCGGTCCCCTCGCGCGCCCAGGTGCCCAGCCGGGGGCTGGCGCCGGGGTAGTCATCACCGTAGAAGCGCACGGTGGGCCCGAAGTCGACGGTACCCAGCGGCAGCTCGCCGCCGGATTCGACGACGCCGCGGCCGAAGGGGTCAGCGGAGACCACAACCACATCGGGAAGATCCGACCACCTCGCTGCACGCTCGAGGGTGGTGAACACCACGTCCGGGGCGGAGCCGGATTCTGTGTCGGAGAAGGAGGGCGTGCGGGAGGAGTTGTAGGTGCCGAGGGCGATGACGGCCGCCTGCCACGAGGCGGGGACGTCGATAAGCACTGTGGCGTCCCCGGCTAGCTCGAACTCCGCATCGAGCAGATTGGCCACCTTGTTTGCCCAGTTCTCCAGCGTGACGGCGGAAAACTCCATGCGGGTGCCCGCGGCCTCGTCGTAGACCGTCAGGCGCGGACCGGAGGGGTTCGTGCGCAGAAGGGGCGTGAGGATGCTCATGGGCGCCCATCATACGGGCGTCTCACTTCGGGCTGTGTGAGCGAGCGCCGCGCTAGTTAACGCAGCGCGGCCCGTCGCCGCCGGCGTCAATCACGGGGCCCGTCTCGGCAGCGCCGAAGTCCTCGCCCGGAGTGCCCACGGTTTCTTCCGCTTCCGAGGTGAAGTCCTCGGCGTCCGAGCGCGGGCCCGGGTAGTCGTCCGTCACCACGGCGATGAGGCTGGTCGGTTCCAGGCCGTCGTTGGCAGTGATCGGCAGGCCGCCGAGCAGCTGGGCCAGCTCGATCGCGGCGGGGTCCGCCGGGTCGAGCGCGACCACCTGGGAGAAGCTGTAGATGCCGGGCTGGGCGTTGGAGACGT
This is a stretch of genomic DNA from Corynebacterium auris. It encodes these proteins:
- a CDS encoding TIGR03089 family protein, giving the protein MSILTPLLRTNPSGPRLTVYDEAAGTRMEFSAVTLENWANKVANLLDAEFELAGDATVLIDVPASWQAAVIALGTYNSSRTPSFSDTESGSAPDVVFTTLERAARWSDLPDVVVVSADPFGRGVVESGGELPLGTVDFGPTVRFYGDDYPGASPRLGTWAREGTGPQRYRVDPWTSRAEFEHSIMAPLAADGSVVLVTGLAPVERISSIESAENVTAHLSAR